CAGGAGGGGAGCCGTCGCGCCACAGGAACCGGTCGAGGGGCGGTTCCCCCGCCAGCACGGCGCCGATCGTCACCGCGAAGGTGATCGTCGCGCACAGCACGATCAGCCAGGACAGCAGCGTCAGGACCAGGCCGAGCGAACCGTACTCGTCCAGGGTGCGGTTGAGCGCGCCGGGCATGTAGAGGCGGGCGGTCAGGCCCAGGGCGCTGGTCGCGGCCGAGGCCAGCACCGCTCCGGGCAGCAGCGGCAGCCACGGCACGCGTCCGGCCAGCAGCAGACGCTGCGTCCACAGCCACACGCCGGTGCTCGCCAGGAAGTAGAGCGGGATCCCCAGCCATCCGCCGAGGCCGAAGCCGGTGCGGAGGGGGCCCTGGAGCAGGACGACCAGCATCAGCACGAGCAGCCACACCGGCCAGCGCCAGCCCGCGACCCTGGTCCCCGCCTTCGGCAGCCGCCAGGCCCGCTCGCAGACCCGGGCCATGGCCCTGCTGAAACTGGTGGCGGACACCAGCGCTACCACCAGACCGAGGGCGCCGGTGGTCTCGCGCAGACTGTCGTCGGCGGACTGGCCCAGTACCTGCTGGAGTTCCAGGTCCGTCCCACCGGTCAGACCGAACATGGCGCGCAGCGACTCCCGCAGTTGGTCGCGGACGCCGAGCGGGGCGAAGGCGGCGAGCGCGAACAACAACGGCACCGCGGCCAGGAACGCCTGAGCGGCGAGCCTGGTCCCCGCGTCCAGCAGGTTCGCGGTCAGCAACCGGCCCGTCAGTTCGCTCACGACGGGGAACCGCTGCTCGGCACGGCCGCGCAGGCGCTCCAGACGCGCCGTCCACGCCATCGCGCCTCCCACCTGTGCGCCGCGCCGTCGAGGCCAGTCAAGGCGCGGTCCCCCGGGGCGTCGAGCGGGGCTGACCCGATCGGGGCGTCCGGCCGCCGCGGTACGCCAGGCCCCCCACCCCACCGCACATCACCCGAACGGCCCTTTCCTCGTGGT
This DNA window, taken from Streptomyces sp. NBC_00663, encodes the following:
- a CDS encoding YhjD/YihY/BrkB family envelope integrity protein, translated to MAWTARLERLRGRAEQRFPVVSELTGRLLTANLLDAGTRLAAQAFLAAVPLLFALAAFAPLGVRDQLRESLRAMFGLTGGTDLELQQVLGQSADDSLRETTGALGLVVALVSATSFSRAMARVCERAWRLPKAGTRVAGWRWPVWLLVLMLVVLLQGPLRTGFGLGGWLGIPLYFLASTGVWLWTQRLLLAGRVPWLPLLPGAVLASAATSALGLTARLYMPGALNRTLDEYGSLGLVLTLLSWLIVLCATITFAVTIGAVLAGEPPLDRFLWRDGSPPERP